One segment of Ureibacillus thermophilus DNA contains the following:
- a CDS encoding PTS sugar transporter subunit IIC, with protein MSEHHNSAGFELAGFVGPLKYLDLVGWNFKSITISITMFIALPAILNIVFLKLFEKKFKWIKSDDYLVSYENEHILG; from the coding sequence TTGTCGGAACACCATAACAGCGCAGGATTTGAACTAGCCGGATTTGTCGGTCCATTAAAATATTTGGATTTAGTTGGCTGGAATTTCAAAAGTATTACAATATCCATTACGATGTTCATCGCATTGCCTGCTATTTTAAATATTGTCTTCTTAAAACTCTTTGAAAAGAAATTTAAATGGATTAAATCTGATGATTATTTAGTTTCATACGAAAATGAACACATCTTGGGATGA
- a CDS encoding glutathione peroxidase, translated as MNIYDIDVTTATGETYSLSRYKGQVMLIVNTASNCGFTPQFEELEKLYQKYKDRGFVVLGFPSNQFKQELPSAKEAEAACRLHYGVTFPIHEMVAVNGEEAHPLFQFLTSQKKGVLSSKVKWNFTKFLVNRNGEVVARFAPIDKPSKFEKEIEKYL; from the coding sequence ATGAATATTTATGATATTGATGTGACGACAGCAACAGGAGAAACCTACTCATTAAGCCGATACAAAGGCCAGGTCATGTTAATTGTCAACACCGCTTCAAATTGCGGTTTTACCCCGCAATTTGAAGAATTGGAAAAGCTATATCAAAAATATAAAGATCGGGGATTTGTCGTTTTAGGGTTTCCTTCTAATCAATTCAAACAAGAATTGCCATCTGCAAAAGAAGCAGAAGCCGCTTGCCGCCTCCATTACGGCGTTACTTTCCCCATCCACGAAATGGTTGCGGTGAATGGGGAAGAAGCCCATCCATTATTTCAATTTTTGACCAGCCAAAAGAAAGGCGTTTTAAGTTCCAAAGTGAAATGGAATTTTACAAAGTTTTTAGTGAATCGGAATGGAGAAGTTGTTGCCCGCTTTGCACCCATTGATAAACCTTCCAAATTCGAAAAAGAAATCGAGAAATATTTATAA
- a CDS encoding YqgQ family protein, translating to MKTVLDIRNLLKQYGSFIYTGDRLGDLMMMEDEIRELYKAQILDVKEYQSALLILRHEIQNEEERKRNANY from the coding sequence ATGAAAACCGTTCTTGATATTCGCAATTTGTTGAAACAATATGGTTCTTTTATTTATACAGGGGATCGTTTAGGCGATTTGATGATGATGGAAGATGAAATTCGCGAATTATATAAGGCGCAAATTTTAGATGTAAAAGAATATCAATCAGCCTTATTAATTCTTCGCCATGAGATTCAAAATGAAGAAGAGCGAAAACGGAACGCGAACTATTAA
- a CDS encoding 5-formyltetrahydrofolate cyclo-ligase, with product MNKKNWRHHIRSSLNELSNEEYCRFSTMIKERLLKEPFLEQCRTIAVTISRPPEVKTDEIIEALWRMKKRVVVPKCNPKSRAMDFYEITSFQQLETVYMDLKEPIPEQTAFVPSNEIDVMIVPGIAFDNKGYRIGYGGGYYDRYLAHYHGQKIALAFHLQVVDELPKESHDIPVDYIYTEKTIINCVDNRRVRNENRS from the coding sequence TTGAATAAAAAAAATTGGCGACATCATATAAGATCTTCTTTAAATGAATTGTCCAATGAAGAATATTGTCGGTTCTCAACGATGATTAAAGAACGTTTATTGAAAGAACCCTTCCTCGAGCAATGCCGGACGATCGCCGTCACAATCTCAAGACCGCCGGAAGTCAAAACCGACGAAATCATTGAAGCATTGTGGAGAATGAAAAAGCGGGTTGTTGTGCCAAAATGCAATCCGAAAAGCCGGGCAATGGATTTTTACGAAATCACTAGTTTTCAACAACTGGAAACGGTTTATATGGATTTAAAAGAACCGATACCGGAACAAACGGCTTTTGTGCCTTCAAATGAGATTGATGTCATGATTGTGCCAGGCATAGCATTTGACAATAAAGGCTATCGAATTGGTTATGGAGGCGGCTATTATGATCGCTATTTAGCCCATTACCACGGACAAAAAATAGCCCTTGCTTTTCATTTGCAAGTTGTAGATGAATTGCCAAAGGAATCCCACGATATTCCTGTGGATTATATATATACAGAAAAAACAATCATCAATTGTGTGGACAATCGGAGGGTGAGAAATGAAAACCGTTCTTGA
- a CDS encoding anthranilate synthase component II yields the protein MILLIDHYDSFTYNLYQQIAALGKEVKVVRYDDITIEEIRSLQLEAIILSPGPGNPDEIPQSVQLVQELYNKVPILGVCLGHQIIGAAFGGEIVQARRIMHGKTSLLNYEQKGLFQKVDGEVEVMRYHSLVIEPSTLSNEFEVIATAKDDGEIMAIQHKKLPVYGVQFHPESIGTPTGTKIMETFLAAI from the coding sequence ATGATTTTATTAATCGATCATTATGATTCATTCACATACAACTTATATCAGCAAATTGCCGCTTTGGGAAAAGAGGTCAAAGTCGTCCGATATGATGACATCACCATTGAGGAAATTCGTTCGTTGCAGCTGGAAGCCATTATATTATCTCCGGGTCCTGGCAATCCTGATGAAATTCCTCAAAGCGTGCAACTTGTGCAAGAGCTTTACAATAAAGTTCCAATCTTAGGTGTATGTTTAGGGCACCAAATCATCGGTGCGGCCTTTGGGGGTGAAATTGTGCAAGCGAGACGCATTATGCATGGGAAAACATCTCTATTAAATTATGAACAGAAAGGGCTGTTCCAAAAAGTTGACGGGGAAGTTGAAGTGATGCGCTATCACTCATTAGTGATTGAACCAAGCACTTTAAGCAATGAATTTGAAGTAATCGCAACGGCAAAAGATGATGGGGAAATTATGGCCATTCAACATAAAAAGTTGCCTGTCTACGGGGTGCAATTCCATCCGGAGTCCATTGGCACCCCAACAGGAACAAAAATCATGGAAACTTTTTTAGCAGCTATATAA
- the rpmG gene encoding 50S ribosomal protein L33, whose protein sequence is MRVNITLACTECGERNYITTKNKRNNPERLELKKYCSREKKVTLHRETK, encoded by the coding sequence ATGCGTGTAAACATTACTTTAGCTTGCACTGAATGCGGAGAACGCAATTATATTACTACAAAAAATAAACGCAACAATCCAGAACGTCTTGAACTTAAAAAATATTGCTCTCGCGAGAAGAAAGTCACTCTTCACCGTGAAACGAAGTAA
- a CDS encoding EamA family transporter, whose protein sequence is MLSAFGLAFYTIYPIGLLKKWGSFITVGWGMLVAGIVFSFIRAPWQFEGQWYVTTNFAFLFVVICGTVLSFYFYLDSLKYLTASETSLLACAEPLSAALTSVIFLGVSFGWIDWLGSLLILFTIVILSRE, encoded by the coding sequence ATTTTATCGGCCTTTGGATTAGCCTTTTATACGATTTATCCAATTGGCTTATTGAAAAAATGGGGTTCCTTTATTACGGTAGGATGGGGAATGTTAGTAGCTGGTATTGTATTTAGCTTTATCCGAGCGCCTTGGCAATTTGAAGGGCAATGGTATGTGACAACGAATTTTGCCTTTTTATTTGTAGTGATTTGTGGTACAGTGCTTTCGTTTTATTTCTATTTAGATAGTTTAAAATATTTAACAGCTTCAGAAACAAGTTTGCTTGCTTGTGCAGAACCCTTATCTGCAGCTTTAACGTCCGTAATTTTTTTAGGGGTATCATTTGGATGGATAGACTGGCTTGGCTCCCTATTAATATTATTTACGATTGTGATTCTTTCTAGAGAGTAG
- the trpE gene encoding anthranilate synthase component I: MTVETVNYVMKTLQGDMVTPISAFLSIKGRNKVLFESAAKHEESGRYSFIAFDPIAELIGDNKSYLFKKEGSEERVEESVFQKLRELLPITKEPFPFSFFGGAIGYFSYDTAFYNEKIGEVLPDELNMPDVHLLFYDRFIVIDHLLQKVTIVAIDLFSEGKSEKEMGECIDQIEEQLKNGSTFIDVEKSDIQFQPTIAQDTFVKMVKKAKQYIECGDIFQVVLSQRFTSDFKGNPFSLYRRLRTSNPSPYMYYLEFDDYTILGTSPESLVKITDGIIKTNPIAGTKPRGKTKEEDERLEQILLDDEKELAEHRMLVDLGRNDLGRVSKIGTVQVSKYMKIERYKYVMHIVSEVIGELREDVHVVDVVTSCLPAGTVSGAPKIRAMQIINELEQQKRGVYAGAIGYISINGNLDLAIAIRTMIVKDGKAYVQAGAGIVYDSIPESEYEETINKMKALLEVER, encoded by the coding sequence ATGACAGTAGAGACAGTGAATTATGTAATGAAAACTTTGCAAGGGGATATGGTTACCCCGATTTCCGCTTTTCTCAGCATAAAGGGCAGAAATAAAGTGTTGTTTGAATCAGCCGCCAAACATGAAGAAAGCGGAAGATATTCATTTATCGCCTTTGATCCGATTGCGGAATTAATCGGCGATAACAAAAGCTATTTGTTTAAAAAAGAAGGAAGTGAGGAAAGGGTAGAAGAATCGGTTTTTCAAAAATTAAGAGAATTGCTTCCGATTACAAAGGAACCATTTCCTTTTTCCTTCTTTGGTGGGGCAATCGGCTACTTTAGCTATGATACGGCTTTTTATAATGAAAAAATTGGCGAAGTGTTGCCGGATGAATTAAATATGCCGGATGTGCATCTTCTCTTTTATGACCGCTTTATTGTCATCGACCATTTATTGCAAAAAGTAACGATTGTGGCGATTGATTTATTTTCTGAAGGCAAATCGGAAAAAGAAATGGGAGAATGTATTGATCAAATTGAAGAACAATTGAAAAATGGGTCTACTTTCATTGATGTGGAAAAAAGCGATATTCAATTTCAGCCAACGATTGCTCAAGACACCTTTGTGAAGATGGTGAAAAAGGCGAAGCAATATATAGAATGCGGCGATATTTTCCAAGTTGTATTATCTCAACGTTTTACTTCCGATTTTAAAGGGAATCCTTTTTCTCTATATCGGAGATTGCGCACTTCCAATCCATCGCCTTATATGTATTATTTGGAGTTTGATGATTATACAATTCTTGGAACTTCTCCAGAAAGCTTAGTGAAAATTACGGATGGCATCATTAAAACCAATCCAATCGCAGGAACGAAACCTCGAGGAAAGACGAAGGAAGAAGATGAAAGACTTGAACAAATCCTTTTAGATGATGAGAAAGAACTTGCAGAACACCGGATGCTTGTGGATTTAGGAAGAAACGATCTCGGCCGTGTTTCTAAAATAGGCACAGTGCAAGTTTCAAAATATATGAAAATTGAACGGTATAAGTATGTTATGCATATCGTTTCAGAAGTGATTGGTGAATTAAGGGAAGATGTTCATGTGGTGGATGTGGTGACGAGCTGTTTGCCAGCAGGAACGGTTTCCGGTGCTCCAAAAATCCGCGCCATGCAAATTATCAACGAGCTGGAGCAACAGAAGCGCGGAGTTTATGCAGGGGCGATTGGATATATTTCCATAAACGGCAATCTGGACTTGGCCATTGCCATCCGCACGATGATTGTGAAAGACGGCAAAGCCTACGTTCAAGCTGGAGCAGGTATTGTATATGATTCCATTCCTGAGTCTGAATATGAGGAAACGATCAATAAAATGAAGGCGTTGTTGGAGGTAGAGCGATGA
- a CDS encoding solute symporter family protein → MSVPSIVMFLLIVGITLYITYWASKRTSTASEFYTAGGGLKGWQNGLAISGDYLSAASFLGIAGSVALYGYDGFYFSIGYLVAYLVVLYIVAEPLRNLGKFTLADMITARFEMAKVRGAAALSTIVIVLFYMIAQLVGAGALIQLLFGIPYWAAVLIVGVMMTIYVLFGGMTATSWVQIIKAVLLMFGTAIISILVLLKFDFSIIRMFSEMATATDAGEAYLNPGLLYKNGINTISTLLALVLGTAGLPHILMRFFTVKDAQTARSSVIWATWIVGIFYVLTIFLGFGAAAFVGKETIVAANPAGNMAAPLLAEVLGGDILFAFVSAVAFATILAVVAGLVLSGASALSHDIYGQIIKKGNITEKEQVVAARIGSLVISVISILLALGAQTLNVAFLVSLAFCIAGSANLPVIIYTIYWKRFNSNGAVWAILGGLITALVLVALSPNVWNPEPGKAIFVGTPLVSLTNPAIISVPVGFICGWLGTILSKEADYAKYNEVEVRAQTGISVNKVSH, encoded by the coding sequence ATGAGTGTACCATCCATAGTAATGTTCTTATTGATCGTAGGAATCACGTTGTATATCACTTATTGGGCTTCCAAAAGAACTAGCACTGCGAGCGAATTCTATACTGCCGGGGGCGGACTGAAAGGTTGGCAAAACGGGCTTGCTATTTCAGGGGACTATCTATCTGCGGCTTCATTCTTAGGGATTGCAGGTTCTGTTGCATTATACGGTTATGATGGCTTCTACTTCTCTATCGGTTATCTAGTAGCTTACTTGGTTGTATTATATATCGTTGCCGAGCCACTTCGTAACCTTGGTAAATTCACATTGGCCGATATGATCACAGCTCGTTTCGAAATGGCCAAAGTTCGTGGAGCTGCTGCTTTAAGTACAATTGTAATCGTTTTATTCTACATGATTGCACAGCTGGTTGGTGCAGGAGCACTTATTCAGTTATTATTCGGTATTCCTTATTGGGCAGCTGTTCTAATCGTAGGTGTCATGATGACAATTTACGTATTGTTCGGTGGAATGACTGCTACTTCATGGGTACAAATCATTAAAGCTGTTCTATTGATGTTTGGTACTGCTATTATTTCGATTCTTGTATTATTGAAATTTGATTTCAGTATTATCAGAATGTTCTCAGAAATGGCAACTGCAACTGATGCAGGAGAAGCGTATCTAAATCCTGGATTGCTTTATAAGAACGGAATCAATACGATTTCCACATTATTGGCATTAGTGTTGGGTACTGCTGGTCTACCGCACATTTTGATGCGCTTCTTCACAGTTAAAGATGCGCAAACTGCTCGTTCATCAGTTATCTGGGCTACTTGGATTGTTGGTATTTTCTATGTATTGACAATCTTCTTAGGATTCGGAGCAGCTGCATTTGTTGGTAAAGAAACGATTGTTGCAGCAAACCCAGCTGGTAACATGGCTGCACCGTTGCTTGCAGAAGTTTTGGGTGGAGACATTCTATTCGCATTCGTTTCTGCGGTTGCATTCGCAACAATCTTGGCGGTAGTTGCAGGTCTTGTACTTTCAGGTGCTTCTGCTCTATCTCACGACATTTACGGTCAAATTATTAAGAAAGGTAATATTACTGAAAAAGAACAAGTTGTTGCAGCTCGTATTGGTTCATTAGTAATTTCTGTTATTTCAATTTTACTTGCATTAGGAGCTCAAACACTTAACGTTGCGTTCCTAGTATCATTAGCATTCTGTATCGCAGGTTCTGCAAACTTGCCAGTAATTATTTATACAATCTACTGGAAACGCTTCAATTCCAACGGAGCTGTATGGGCAATCCTAGGCGGTTTGATTACTGCATTAGTTCTTGTAGCACTATCACCAAACGTATGGAATCCAGAACCAGGTAAAGCAATTTTCGTTGGTACACCATTAGTATCTTTAACTAACCCTGCGATTATATCTGTACCAGTTGGATTCATCTGCGGATGGCTTGGTACAATCTTATCTAAAGAAGCAGACTATGCAAAATATAACGAAGTTGAAGTTCGGGCACAAACTGGTATTTCAGTAAACAAAGTTTCCCACTAA
- a CDS encoding transcriptional regulator, producing MTTYQEGYEYYVSKCEQFGLEPINFANFIEHLSQEQLDQFNEHAKKTKEQANG from the coding sequence ATGACAACTTATCAAGAAGGATATGAATATTACGTTTCAAAATGTGAGCAATTTGGTCTTGAACCAATCAATTTTGCTAATTTCATTGAACATTTATCCCAAGAGCAATTAGACCAATTCAATGAACATGCCAAAAAAACAAAAGAACAAGCAAACGGGTAG
- a CDS encoding GatB/YqeY domain-containing protein: MMKQAVFEQLKQAMKEKDAVAKGVLTLLKSALDQAEKEKGSELSHEEEIAVVNREVKQTHQALEGAKQAGREDLIEKENRKLEILQSFLPKQLSEVEIADALVKAGITKGMNMGEAMKIAKPLLAGKADGATIAKVVKSLI; the protein is encoded by the coding sequence ATGATGAAACAAGCTGTTTTTGAACAGTTAAAGCAGGCGATGAAAGAGAAAGACGCTGTGGCGAAAGGGGTATTAACGCTACTAAAATCCGCCCTGGATCAAGCGGAAAAGGAGAAAGGTTCTGAACTTTCCCATGAAGAAGAGATAGCGGTTGTTAATCGAGAAGTTAAACAAACACATCAAGCATTGGAAGGGGCAAAACAAGCTGGACGGGAAGATTTAATCGAGAAGGAAAATCGAAAGCTGGAGATTTTGCAAAGCTTCTTGCCAAAACAGTTGTCTGAAGTGGAAATCGCGGATGCTTTAGTGAAAGCCGGCATTACAAAAGGAATGAATATGGGAGAGGCAATGAAAATTGCAAAACCGCTTCTTGCAGGAAAAGCGGATGGCGCCACAATTGCAAAAGTCGTAAAAAGCCTCATATAA
- a CDS encoding LTA synthase family protein, producing MKSWKWPKYSILIIAILATWIKTAVVYRTSFEFDLENGMQEFILFINPLSFLLFAYGISLFFKTEKARNRWIVGMSIVLSIVLFANVAFYRFFNDFITLPVLFQTSNFGDLGTSVAEIIGFEDLLYFIDVFIILFAIKYIPKLGNLYTVRKEVRRAYFVLSLAVLFLNLGLAETERPQLLTRSFDRELLVKNIGTYNYHLYDIYIQSKSSAQRALADGSELVEVNNYVQANQAAVNEKMFGKYKGRNLIVIQLESLQNFVLQNDMNGYEVTPFLNSLIHDKDTYYFSNFYHQTGLGKTSDAEFILENSLFGLDRGAVFFTHSGNTFNSMSEKLGKNGYYTSVMHANNKSFWNRDMMYQSLKMQKFYDMTYYDVNDENSVNWGLKDIPFFEQSVELLAEQPQPFYTRMITLTNHFPFTLDEEDKIIPEYNSNSGTLNRYFQTVRYMDEALKVFFEQLKEKGLYDNSIIVMYGDHYGISENHNKAMAQYLGKDVITPYDTALLQSVPLFIHIPGSGDGQVIDKVGGQMDLRPTILHLLGIDTSNDMQLGADLFSDEHEDFVIFRDGRFVTDKYVYAQETCFDRATGEEVDIQGCKPYIERAQKELEYSDKIINGDLLRFYDEETGNLLSDAVK from the coding sequence ATGAAGTCATGGAAATGGCCAAAATACTCAATTTTAATCATTGCCATTTTAGCGACTTGGATTAAAACTGCTGTTGTTTATCGAACCAGCTTTGAATTTGATTTAGAAAATGGGATGCAAGAGTTCATTTTATTTATAAATCCACTTAGCTTTTTATTATTTGCTTACGGTATATCTTTATTTTTCAAAACAGAAAAAGCGCGTAATCGTTGGATCGTTGGAATGAGCATTGTTTTAAGCATCGTGTTATTTGCAAACGTTGCCTTTTACAGATTCTTTAACGATTTTATTACGCTTCCTGTACTATTTCAAACAAGCAACTTTGGCGACTTAGGAACATCTGTTGCGGAAATTATTGGTTTCGAAGATTTATTGTACTTTATTGATGTTTTTATTATACTATTTGCTATTAAATATATTCCAAAATTAGGAAATTTATATACTGTACGCAAAGAAGTTCGTCGAGCCTATTTTGTTTTATCTTTAGCTGTTTTATTCTTAAACTTGGGACTTGCTGAAACAGAGCGCCCACAGCTATTAACTCGCAGTTTCGACAGGGAATTGCTTGTAAAAAACATCGGAACATACAATTATCATTTATATGACATTTACATTCAATCCAAATCTTCCGCTCAGCGCGCTTTAGCCGATGGTAGCGAATTGGTAGAAGTAAACAACTATGTTCAAGCGAACCAAGCTGCTGTTAATGAAAAAATGTTTGGTAAATATAAAGGCAGAAACTTAATTGTCATCCAGCTTGAGTCATTGCAAAATTTTGTCTTGCAAAATGATATGAATGGTTATGAAGTAACGCCATTCCTAAACTCTTTGATTCATGATAAAGATACGTATTACTTTAGCAATTTCTATCATCAAACGGGTTTAGGAAAAACGAGTGATGCGGAATTTATATTAGAAAACTCGCTTTTTGGATTAGATCGTGGTGCGGTATTCTTTACCCACAGCGGAAATACATTTAACTCCATGTCTGAAAAGCTTGGAAAAAATGGCTATTACACGAGTGTCATGCACGCGAATAATAAATCTTTCTGGAACCGCGACATGATGTACCAATCCTTAAAAATGCAGAAATTCTATGATATGACTTATTATGATGTGAATGATGAAAATTCAGTGAACTGGGGATTAAAAGATATTCCGTTCTTTGAGCAATCTGTGGAATTATTGGCGGAACAACCACAGCCATTCTATACACGGATGATTACTTTAACAAACCACTTCCCATTCACATTGGATGAAGAAGATAAAATCATTCCTGAATATAATTCAAATTCAGGTACATTGAACCGTTATTTCCAAACAGTTCGTTACATGGATGAAGCATTGAAAGTCTTCTTTGAGCAATTAAAAGAAAAAGGCTTATATGATAATTCCATTATTGTTATGTACGGCGACCACTATGGTATTTCCGAAAACCATAACAAAGCAATGGCACAGTATTTAGGCAAAGACGTAATTACACCATATGATACTGCTCTATTGCAATCGGTTCCTTTATTTATCCATATTCCTGGTTCAGGTGATGGGCAAGTCATTGATAAAGTCGGAGGTCAAATGGACTTAAGACCAACAATTTTACACCTATTGGGCATTGATACTTCCAACGATATGCAATTAGGTGCCGATTTGTTCTCTGATGAGCATGAAGACTTCGTTATCTTCCGCGATGGTCGATTTGTAACAGATAAATATGTGTATGCTCAAGAAACATGCTTCGATCGCGCGACTGGGGAAGAAGTAGATATTCAAGGATGCAAGCCTTATATTGAACGGGCACAGAAAGAACTTGAGTATTCTGACAAGATTATCAATGGCGACTTGCTAAGATTCTATGATGAAGAAACAGGAAATTTATTATCAGATGCTGTGAAATAA
- a CDS encoding nucleoside-diphosphate sugar epimerase, translating into MLKIKKIEFIKAVYDESLSHNIFSIANIYFSNYPPILGALIYWKKNNSRSEYTREGEYKFFYNLDDITYFAAVKFPKGTKLTRDQKQELSYILLDERGSIGTYTFKTHPNRRKRFNPKKTLEQLNMPENFDVTSIPFHYGPIIDEQSVEELRRENPHLTKEFIVDYCYWRYRLIKMHPTDFEPYLKYVDFAYVCYACDQISEKYLIDHLDLVDVSALQYNYPVLARLSPSFKKYVIDELIRNKKEINPHFADEIDTFIEDDTYFSEYATIDLLDEELFEEEEEKIDFHFFEFDRGPYKWPGSEHLVKGIPSLASQLYDDMGYKKPTNEEMDEQFSKYNEKQISLISAILEPHWLNRYKDRIDWKAACLYNKHLTDEFLNEHIEYVDFECLGNNLSCVLSEEFIEKHMNQFNHDKPVPLIIRFLTVQMYLNHKDKIKVNSDLLFQYYNSIGAPEYKRILDLLDE; encoded by the coding sequence ATGTTAAAAATAAAAAAAATTGAGTTTATTAAAGCCGTATATGATGAATCTTTATCGCATAATATTTTTTCCATTGCTAATATCTATTTTTCAAACTATCCGCCCATTTTAGGAGCTTTAATATATTGGAAAAAAAATAATTCCCGTTCTGAATATACCCGTGAAGGCGAATATAAATTTTTCTACAATTTAGATGATATTACTTATTTTGCTGCAGTGAAATTTCCAAAAGGGACGAAATTAACGAGGGATCAAAAACAGGAACTATCCTATATTTTATTAGATGAACGAGGTTCCATTGGCACTTATACCTTTAAAACCCATCCAAATCGAAGAAAACGATTTAATCCAAAAAAAACCTTGGAACAATTAAATATGCCTGAAAATTTTGATGTGACTTCTATTCCGTTTCATTATGGCCCTATTATTGATGAACAAAGTGTGGAAGAATTAAGAAGGGAAAATCCCCATTTAACAAAAGAATTTATTGTTGACTATTGTTATTGGAGATACCGATTAATCAAAATGCATCCGACTGATTTTGAACCTTATTTAAAATATGTAGATTTTGCCTATGTATGCTATGCTTGTGATCAAATATCCGAAAAATATTTAATTGATCATTTGGATTTAGTGGACGTTTCCGCATTGCAATATAATTATCCTGTGCTTGCTAGACTCTCTCCCTCTTTTAAAAAATATGTGATTGATGAATTAATTCGCAATAAAAAGGAAATTAATCCTCATTTTGCCGACGAAATCGATACCTTCATTGAGGATGATACGTATTTTAGTGAATATGCCACAATTGATTTGTTGGATGAAGAACTGTTCGAAGAGGAAGAAGAAAAAATAGATTTTCACTTTTTTGAATTTGACCGTGGTCCATATAAATGGCCAGGCAGCGAACATCTGGTGAAAGGGATTCCTTCCCTCGCCTCTCAATTATATGATGATATGGGCTATAAAAAACCAACAAACGAAGAAATGGATGAACAATTCAGCAAATATAATGAAAAACAAATCTCTTTAATTAGCGCCATTTTAGAGCCACACTGGCTAAATCGCTACAAAGATCGAATCGATTGGAAAGCTGCTTGCTTATATAATAAACACTTGACGGATGAATTTTTAAATGAACATATTGAATATGTCGATTTTGAATGTTTAGGCAATAATTTAAGCTGTGTTCTATCGGAAGAATTCATAGAAAAGCACATGAACCAATTCAATCACGACAAGCCTGTTCCATTAATTATCCGTTTTTTAACGGTGCAAATGTATTTAAATCATAAAGATAAAATTAAAGTGAATTCCGATTTGCTGTTCCAATATTATAACAGCATCGGTGCACCGGAATATAAACGAATACTTGATTTATTGGATGAATAA
- a CDS encoding DUF485 domain-containing protein, with product MARQNSKNIDYEKIANSQSFRRLSKKKNSFLWTMTVIFFVLYMLLPILTSYTKILHQKAVGEITWVWFYSFGLFVMVWGLAHFYVGRANKFDKEAKEIIDEYERGAGQ from the coding sequence ATGGCGAGACAAAACAGCAAAAATATCGACTACGAAAAAATCGCCAATAGTCAATCGTTCAGACGGTTATCGAAAAAGAAAAACTCGTTTCTCTGGACGATGACGGTAATTTTCTTTGTTCTTTACATGTTGCTACCCATCTTGACATCCTACACAAAAATTTTGCACCAAAAAGCAGTTGGGGAAATTACATGGGTATGGTTTTACTCCTTTGGACTATTCGTCATGGTTTGGGGACTGGCACACTTCTATGTAGGGAGAGCAAACAAATTTGACAAAGAAGCGAAAGAAATTATCGATGAATATGAAAGGGGTGCTGGTCAATGA